In Candidatus Bathyarchaeia archaeon, the following are encoded in one genomic region:
- a CDS encoding pyruvate kinase alpha/beta domain-containing protein, which produces MSTIERKTIYFKEAGAKNTDALLKLVKEYVEKEGIKDIVVASTTGETGAKASKIFKGYNVVVVTHCHGFRQPGETELIEEYKKEILANGAKIFTGIHALSSVERAIRKDFGTIQSLELIANALRLMGEGTKVCVEIALMAADAGLIQVDKDIVAIAGTGRGADTALRIQPANAARFFELKIREVIAKPHEF; this is translated from the coding sequence ATGAGCACGATCGAACGTAAAACCATTTACTTCAAGGAAGCAGGCGCTAAGAACACAGATGCATTGCTCAAACTTGTTAAAGAGTACGTAGAAAAAGAAGGCATAAAAGACATAGTTGTTGCATCAACAACCGGCGAAACAGGGGCAAAAGCATCCAAAATCTTCAAAGGTTACAATGTCGTTGTGGTAACGCATTGCCACGGCTTTCGTCAACCCGGAGAAACTGAGCTAATAGAAGAATATAAGAAGGAAATTTTGGCGAATGGAGCGAAAATCTTCACGGGCATTCATGCCTTAAGCAGTGTAGAACGAGCAATTCGCAAAGATTTCGGTACTATCCAATCTTTAGAGCTTATTGCAAACGCGCTTAGACTTATGGGAGAAGGAACAAAAGTATGCGTAGAAATCGCCTTGATGGCTGCAGATGCTGGTTTAATTCAAGTTGACAAGGACATTGTAGCTATTGCTGGAACTGGAAGAGGCGCAGACACAGCATTACGAATTCAGCCCGCAAATGCCGCGAGGTTCTTTGAACTAAAAATCAGAGAAGTAATAGCAAAACCACATGAGTTCTAA
- a CDS encoding translation initiation factor IF-5A: MSKPVDVGSLRVGGYMIVDNEPCRIVDITKSKPGKHGSAKARIVAIGVFDGVKRSIVKPVDANAEVPIIEKRSGQVYAVTPSSIQIMDLETYEYFDAPYPEEEELKAKIAAGVEIEYWRIMGKIKIVRTK, encoded by the coding sequence ATGAGCAAACCAGTTGATGTTGGAAGTTTACGCGTAGGCGGATATATGATTGTTGACAACGAACCGTGCCGAATAGTTGACATAACCAAATCAAAACCAGGAAAACATGGCTCTGCCAAAGCAAGAATCGTGGCCATCGGCGTTTTTGACGGCGTAAAAAGGAGCATTGTAAAACCTGTGGATGCTAACGCGGAGGTTCCAATAATCGAAAAGCGCAGTGGACAAGTTTACGCTGTCACTCCCTCAAGCATTCAAATAATGGACCTGGAAACCTACGAATATTTTGATGCTCCTTATCCAGAAGAGGAAGAGTTGAAGGCGAAAATTGCTGCTGGCGTTGAGATTGAGTATTGGCGGATAATGGGCAAAATCAAGATAGTAAGAACAAAATAA
- a CDS encoding GNAT family protein: MTAEKVKLKDGRTVLIRKFQMDDKEKLIHMYASFSNDAVRWGMPPYNREKLERDWFSNFQNIIAIIALYKGDIIGHMQIFKGPHVRRKGTGDLVMYLHQSFHNVGLGTAMLARLMELAKEEGLHRVGLHVVADNKIAVHLYQNFGFKIEGILKDAYFGEDGKYHDELVMGVLLN, from the coding sequence TTGACAGCTGAAAAGGTCAAGTTAAAAGATGGCAGAACCGTACTTATAAGAAAGTTTCAGATGGACGATAAAGAGAAACTTATCCACATGTACGCATCTTTTTCGAACGACGCTGTACGTTGGGGAATGCCTCCTTACAATCGGGAAAAGCTTGAAAGAGATTGGTTTAGCAATTTTCAAAACATTATAGCTATAATCGCTTTATATAAAGGCGATATTATCGGACACATGCAGATTTTCAAGGGTCCTCATGTACGAAGAAAAGGAACAGGCGATTTGGTGATGTATCTTCACCAAAGCTTTCATAACGTGGGATTAGGAACCGCAATGCTTGCTAGGCTCATGGAACTTGCGAAAGAGGAAGGACTGCACCGAGTAGGCTTACATGTTGTCGCTGATAACAAAATTGCTGTTCACCTTTATCAGAACTTTGGCTTTAAAATTGAGGGAATACTGAAGGATGCATACTTTGGCGAAGACGGTAAATATCATGATGAACTGGTGATGGGCGTGTTACTTAACTAA
- a CDS encoding Hsp20/alpha crystallin family protein, which produces MSSRRRRSIFDLIDEYFDEWEEWFERFGERLTERPSWNHKTCAVEPLRDIMVTPTEVIVTVDLPYTEESTVQVKALDEDTLEISARMKRKIRLEELGITHYKGEFQTFHCQTRIPVPVQMDKMAVRFKKGVLEVRIPRKHEYTIPVE; this is translated from the coding sequence ATGTCTAGTAGAAGAAGACGTTCAATCTTTGACTTGATTGATGAATACTTTGACGAGTGGGAAGAATGGTTCGAAAGGTTTGGAGAACGATTAACAGAAAGACCAAGCTGGAACCATAAAACTTGTGCCGTTGAACCACTTCGTGACATAATGGTAACGCCGACAGAAGTGATCGTAACTGTTGATTTGCCCTACACAGAAGAAAGCACCGTGCAAGTTAAAGCGTTAGATGAGGATACTCTCGAGATATCAGCGAGAATGAAACGGAAAATACGCCTCGAAGAACTTGGCATAACACATTACAAAGGCGAATTCCAAACATTCCATTGTCAAACGCGCATTCCAGTGCCCGTACAGATGGATAAAATGGCAGTGCGTTTCAAAAAGGGAGTGCTAGAAGTGCGCATTCCCCGCAAACACGAATATACAATTCCAGTGGAATAA
- a CDS encoding ribonuclease VapC, producing MNRKVIVLDTSAFVAGFDPFSISEEQYTVPMVREEIFGSSMSWVRFKTAMESGKLKVKMPDENFLNKVKASANLIGDAFFLSDADLQVLALALELKSQGYNPLVATDDYSIQNVANQMGIPFTSLATFGIRFRLQWIRYCPACHKRYPADYKYEKCEVCGTGLKRKPLRKKNLDQE from the coding sequence GTGAATAGAAAAGTTATAGTTTTGGACACATCGGCTTTCGTGGCCGGCTTCGACCCATTTTCTATAAGCGAGGAACAATATACTGTGCCGATGGTTAGAGAAGAAATATTTGGAAGCTCAATGTCTTGGGTTAGATTTAAAACGGCAATGGAAAGCGGAAAGTTAAAAGTGAAAATGCCAGACGAGAACTTTCTCAATAAAGTTAAAGCGTCGGCAAATCTTATCGGCGACGCATTTTTCCTTTCAGATGCGGACCTTCAAGTTTTGGCTTTGGCTCTAGAGCTTAAGTCGCAAGGTTATAATCCGTTAGTTGCTACAGACGATTACTCTATACAGAATGTAGCAAACCAAATGGGTATACCATTTACTTCTCTAGCGACATTTGGCATACGCTTCCGATTACAATGGATAAGATATTGCCCAGCGTGCCATAAGAGATACCCGGCTGATTACAAATACGAAAAATGCGAGGTATGCGGTACAGGGTTGAAAAGAAAACCATTAAGGAAAAAGAACTTAGACCAAGAATAA
- a CDS encoding NAD(+)/NADH kinase produces MFKSVGLVARFDKKAAIKLTEDLANYLIEKGLEVFVEDTLANKASIKGKTIPLEKMKTDFIITIGGDGTILRTCVAIPKPEPPILTINMGIRGFLTEVEPKQAFAAIDKCLKKEFDIEKCMKLSVMADGTKFPDALNEVLIVADEPVKLLYTRILKDGQPILGSQADGLMVSTQTGSTGYSLSAGGPVLDPNVDAFVLTSICALSVFRSIVFPANSNLTVEVVRPRKILAIIDGQYRKIINSKLPRITVTRSKYETSFIRFRENFYHRLRSRLLFKGV; encoded by the coding sequence TTGTTCAAAAGCGTCGGATTGGTTGCCCGTTTTGACAAAAAAGCAGCCATAAAACTTACTGAAGACTTGGCTAATTACTTGATAGAAAAAGGATTAGAAGTATTTGTAGAGGACACATTGGCAAACAAGGCAAGCATAAAAGGGAAAACCATTCCGCTTGAGAAAATGAAAACCGATTTCATAATAACAATTGGTGGCGACGGAACCATCCTACGAACATGCGTCGCTATTCCAAAGCCAGAACCACCAATACTCACAATAAACATGGGCATTCGAGGTTTCCTAACAGAAGTCGAACCAAAACAAGCCTTTGCCGCCATAGACAAGTGCTTAAAGAAAGAATTTGACATTGAAAAGTGCATGAAGCTTTCAGTAATGGCGGACGGCACAAAGTTTCCCGACGCCTTAAATGAAGTATTAATTGTAGCTGATGAACCAGTAAAACTGCTTTACACGCGCATCCTAAAAGATGGACAGCCAATTTTAGGCTCCCAAGCAGACGGATTAATGGTTTCAACACAAACCGGCTCCACGGGATATTCGCTTTCGGCTGGTGGACCAGTGTTGGACCCGAATGTAGACGCGTTTGTTTTGACTTCTATATGCGCCTTAAGCGTTTTTCGCTCGATTGTCTTCCCAGCAAATTCCAATTTAACTGTTGAAGTTGTTAGACCGAGAAAGATTCTAGCAATAATTGACGGACAGTATCGGAAAATTATAAATTCTAAACTTCCACGCATTACAGTCACACGTTCAAAATATGAAACCTCTTTTATAAGGTTCAGAGAGAACTTTTACCATCGCCTCAGAAGCAGACTTCTCTTTAAAGGAGTCTGA